A single Muntiacus reevesi chromosome 9, mMunRee1.1, whole genome shotgun sequence DNA region contains:
- the WEE1 gene encoding wee1-like protein kinase, whose amino-acid sequence MSFLSRQQPPPPRRAAASCTLRQKLIFSPCSDCEEEEEEEEEEGSGHSTGEDSAFQEPDSPLPPARSPTEPGPERRRSPGTIPGSPGELEEDMLLRGACPGADAAGGGAEGDSWEEEGFGSSSPVKSPAAPYFLGSSFSPVRCGGPGDASPRGCGARGAGEGACSPLPDYPGTPPHKTFRKLRLFDTPHTPKSLLSKARGIDSSSVKLRGGSLFMDTEKSGKREFDVRQTPQVNINPFTPDSLLLHSSGQCRRRKRAYWNDSCGEDMEASDYEFEDETRPAKRITITESNMKSRYTTEFHELEKIGSGEFGSVFKCVKRLDGCVYAIKRSKKPLAGSVDEQNALREVYAHAVLGQHSHVVRYFSAWAEDDHMLIQNEYCNGGSLADAISENYRSMSYFTEAELKDLLLQVGRGLRYIHSMSLVHMDIKPSNIFISRTSIPNAASEEGDEDDWASNKVMFKIGDLGHVTRISSPQVEEGDSRFLANEVLQENYTHLPKADIFALALTVVCAAGAEPLPRNGDQWHEIRQGRLPRIPQVLSQEFTELLKVMIHPDPERRPSAMALVKHSVLLSASRKSAEQLRIELNAEKFKNSLLQKELKKAQMAKAAAEERALFTDRMATRSTTQSNRTSRLIGKKMNRSVSLTIY is encoded by the exons ATGAGCTTCCTGAGCCGGCAAcagccgccgccgccccgccgcgCCGCGGCCTCCTGCACCTTGCGGCAGAAGCTGATCTTCTCGCCCTGCAGCGactgtgaggaggaggaggaagaagaggaggaagaaggcagCGGCCACAGCACCGGGGAGGACTCGGCCTTTCAGGAGCCTGACTCGCCGCTGCCGCCCGCGAGGAGCCCCACAGAGCCCGGGCCCGAGCGCCGTCGCTCTCCGGGCACAATCCCCGGCAGCCCGGGGGAGCTGGAGGAGGATATGCTGCTGCGGGGCGCCTGCCCCGGCGCGGACGCGGCGGGCGGCGGGGCCGAGGGCGACTCGTGGGAGGaggagggctttggctcctcgtCGCCGGTCAAGTCGCCGGCGGCTCCCTACTTTTTGGGCAGCTCGTTCTCGCCAGTGCGCTGCGGCGGCCCGGGGGATGCGTCGCCGCGGGGCTGCGGGGCGCGCGGGGCCGGAGAGGGCGCCTGCTCGCCGCTGCCGGACTACCCGGGCACCCCGCCCCACAAGACCTTCCGCAAGCTGCGGCTCTTCGATACGCCGCACACCCCCAAG agtttgctctcCAAAGCTCGAGGAATCGATTCCAGTTCTGTTAAACTCCGAGGTGGCTCTCTATTCATGGATacagaaaaatcaggaaaaagggAATTTGACGTTCGACAGACTCCTCAAGTGAATATTAATCCTTTTACTCCAGATTCTCTGTTACTGCATTCCTCAGGACAGTGTCGTAGAAGAAAGAGAGCATATTGGAATGA ttcCTGTGGTGAAGACATGGAAGCCAGTGATTATGAGTTTGAAGATGAAACAAGACCTGCTAAA AGAATTACAATTACTGAAAGCAATATGAAGTCTCGATATACAACAGAATTTCATGAGCTAGAGAAGATTGGTTCTGGAGAATTTGGTTCTGTGTTTAAATGTGTGAAGAGGCTGGATGGATGCGTTTATGCCATAAAGCGATCAAAAAAGCCATTGGCTGGCTCTGTTGATGA GCAGAATGCTTTGAGAGAAGTATACGCTCATGCAGTGCTTGGGCAACATTCTCATGTAGTTCGTTACTTCTCTGCATGGGCAGAAGATGATCATATGCTTATACAGAATGAATATTGTAACG gtGGAAGTCTAGCTGATGCCATAAGTGAAAATTACAGAAGTATGAGTTACTTTACAGAAGCAGAGTTGAAGGATCTCCTTTTACAAGTTGGCCGGGGCTTGAGGTATATTCATTCAATGTCTTTGGTTCACATGGATATAAAGCCTA GTAATATTTTCATATCTCGAACGTCAATCCCAAATGCTGCCTCTGAAGAAGGAGATGAAGATGACTGGGCATCCAACAAAGTTATGTTTAAAATag gtgaccttgggcatgtAACAAGGATCTCTAGTCCACAAGTTGAAGAGGGTGATAGCCGTTTTCTTGCAAATGAAGTTTTACAGGAg AACTATACTCATCTACCAAAAGCAGATATTTTTGCCCTTGCCCTCACGGTGGTATGTGCTGCTGGTGCTGAGCCTCTTCCCAGAAATGGAGACCAATGGCATGAAATTAGACAGGGTAGATTACCTCGGATTCCACAAGTGCTTTCCCAAGAATTTACAGAGTTGCTAAAA gtTATGATTCATCCAGATCCAGAGAGAAGACCTTCAGCAATGGCACTGGTAAAGCATTCAGTATTGCTGTCTGCTTCGAGGAAGAGTGCAGAACAATTACGAATAGAATTGAATGCTGAAAAGTTCAAAAATTCACTTTTGCAGAA AGAACTCAAGAAAGCACAGATGGCAAAAGCTGCAGCCGAGGAAAGAGCACTCTTCACTGATCGGATGGCCACCAGGTCCACCACCCAGAGTAATAGAACATCTCGACTTATTGGAAAGAAAATGAACCGCTCTGTCAGCCTTACCATATACTGA